One Methylosarcina fibrata AML-C10 DNA segment encodes these proteins:
- a CDS encoding cysteine protease StiP family protein, translating to MMAPPAPFSGSYAGEDVQFLLKPIAIENTPLHVKEALIQSGQKHYSEMLSREPLPSEDYVRLFYRALELNGMRMAGHLWHLAERIKATRPHGIVLVSLARAGTPIGVLLKHVLKRYFGVEAPHYSVSIVRDFGIDRNALRYILQRHAPRELTFIDGWTAKGVIARELATSLQQFADEYGVDVPAELYVLADLSGEASVAASSEDYLIPSCLLNATVSGLISRTVFNRHPAHAGDFHGCYFYREFSRHDFSNYFIARILHYVEQIRLEGNEAGCSLSPVPAEQLKAQSRQWLERIGRHYGVGNSHYIKPGIGESTRVLLRREAGLLLLKDLHSESTRHLHWLATAKNVPIELADDLPYRAAALIKEVTLSP from the coding sequence ATGATGGCTCCGCCCGCTCCCTTTTCCGGCAGTTATGCGGGCGAAGACGTCCAGTTCCTGCTCAAGCCTATCGCAATCGAGAATACGCCCCTGCACGTCAAGGAAGCGCTGATTCAGTCCGGGCAAAAACATTATTCGGAAATGCTGAGCCGCGAGCCGCTGCCTTCCGAAGACTATGTGCGCCTGTTTTACCGAGCGCTGGAATTGAACGGGATGCGGATGGCCGGGCATCTGTGGCATCTGGCCGAACGGATCAAGGCCACCCGCCCGCACGGCATCGTCCTGGTTTCGCTGGCGCGGGCGGGCACGCCGATCGGGGTGCTGCTCAAGCACGTGCTCAAACGTTATTTCGGCGTCGAAGCGCCTCATTATTCCGTTTCCATCGTCAGGGATTTCGGCATCGACCGGAATGCGCTGCGGTATATTCTGCAAAGACATGCGCCACGGGAGCTCACCTTTATCGACGGCTGGACCGCCAAAGGCGTCATTGCCCGCGAACTGGCCACCAGTTTGCAACAGTTTGCAGATGAATACGGCGTCGACGTTCCCGCCGAACTGTACGTACTGGCCGACCTCTCCGGCGAGGCCAGCGTTGCGGCCTCCTCCGAAGACTATCTGATTCCTTCCTGCCTCCTGAACGCGACCGTTTCCGGCCTGATCAGCCGCACGGTATTCAACCGGCATCCGGCCCATGCCGGCGATTTTCACGGCTGTTATTTTTACCGCGAATTCAGCCGACACGATTTCTCCAACTATTTTATTGCCAGGATACTGCATTATGTCGAGCAAATCCGGCTGGAAGGCAATGAAGCCGGATGTTCTCTCTCCCCTGTGCCTGCCGAACAATTGAAAGCTCAATCGCGGCAATGGCTGGAGCGCATCGGCCGGCATTACGGCGTCGGCAACAGCCATTACATCAAACCCGGCATCGGCGAGTCGACCCGTGTTTTATTAAGGCGCGAAGCCGGACTGCTGCTGCTCAAGGATTTGCATTCGGAATCGACTCGGCATTTGCATTGGCTGGCTACAGCAAAAAACGTTCCGATCGAGCTGGCGGACGATCTGCCTTACCGGGCGGCGGCATTAATCAAAGAGGTCACCTTATCCCCATGA
- a CDS encoding phosphoribosyltransferase domain-containing protein, producing MPETLSIELDTGTLHLELTPGRVPIRRLLGFASRIGSKRKFLLVSKILGKHYPVAPRLMSWSYRTLARSALASGIAGGSLWIGMAETATGLGYGVFEAARREGLDNALFMQTTRYHLKGLPRLEFDEAHSHATDFFLYYPPLPQERDLFLAADTLVLIDDEISTGRTFSRLIQAYRAVNPRLRKVLIVSLVNFAHANDRATVAAEAGVDLEWIAIRHGLLRFDERTDAACDAVRVNASGNGECKKHLLAWPGRLGMRHPVSLAAADMAILTGLVNSPADRRPLLVLGTGECNAPAYLLGRELERRGWPVKVQSTTRSPIRPGHDIASVCRFEDNYQDKIDNFIYNLNPGRYRKIILCHETPLCDALLDRLREWQAVSVRIELDPQSSNAKLHFFRPG from the coding sequence ATGCCTGAAACACTCTCGATCGAGCTCGATACCGGAACGTTGCATCTGGAACTGACGCCGGGCCGCGTACCGATTCGCCGCCTGCTCGGATTCGCTTCCAGAATCGGCAGCAAGCGCAAATTCCTGCTGGTCAGTAAAATTCTCGGCAAGCATTATCCCGTTGCCCCCCGGCTGATGAGCTGGTCTTACCGCACGTTGGCCCGGTCCGCGCTGGCGAGCGGCATCGCCGGCGGTTCGCTCTGGATCGGCATGGCGGAAACGGCGACCGGCCTCGGTTACGGCGTCTTCGAAGCCGCCCGCCGCGAAGGACTCGATAACGCCCTGTTCATGCAGACGACGCGCTATCATCTGAAAGGGCTGCCCCGCCTGGAGTTCGATGAAGCACACAGCCACGCGACCGACTTTTTTCTGTATTATCCGCCTCTCCCGCAGGAACGGGATCTTTTTCTGGCCGCCGACACGCTGGTTCTGATCGACGATGAAATCAGCACGGGGCGGACTTTCTCCCGCCTAATCCAGGCCTATCGGGCAGTCAATCCCCGTTTGCGCAAAGTGCTGATCGTCAGCCTGGTCAACTTTGCGCATGCGAACGACCGCGCTACGGTTGCAGCCGAGGCCGGCGTCGACCTCGAATGGATCGCGATCCGACACGGCCTGCTGCGGTTCGACGAGCGGACCGACGCAGCCTGCGATGCCGTCCGGGTCAACGCTTCCGGCAACGGGGAATGCAAGAAACACCTGTTGGCCTGGCCCGGACGCCTGGGCATGAGACACCCGGTATCGCTGGCAGCGGCCGATATGGCCATTTTGACCGGCCTGGTGAACTCACCCGCCGACCGGCGCCCCCTCCTGGTTTTAGGAACCGGCGAATGCAACGCTCCCGCTTATCTTCTGGGACGGGAGCTCGAAAGACGGGGGTGGCCCGTGAAAGTGCAAAGCACGACGCGCTCGCCGATCCGGCCGGGCCACGATATTGCCTCGGTTTGCCGTTTTGAAGACAATTATCAGGATAAAATCGATAATTTTATTTACAATCTGAATCCCGGCCGTTATCGGAAGATCATCCTCTGCCATGAAACGCCGCTCTGTGATGCCTTGCTCGACCGCCTGCGCGAGTGGCAGGCCGTCAGCGTCCGGATTGAACTCGATCCCCAAAGCTCGAATGCAAAACTACATTTTTTTAGACCTGGATGA